One window of the Streptomyces sp. WZ-12 genome contains the following:
- a CDS encoding TnsA-like heteromeric transposase endonuclease subunit codes for MAGHEGVPESAEGFEVEYVTRAGVRRRGTLSELWPVRFEEVAPERRFPSFRGQGNWCGWYWSATCDDHVGYESWLERDRLVLLDFDPLVTGMASQPFRLSWTGSAGRRIRHTPDFFVRRADGTGVVVDVRPDDRIEPRDAVKFAATAAACSLVGWDFWRVGTPDAVLMANARWLAGYRHPRVHRPDVAAGLVEVFAEETALLAGVRGVGDPIVVLPVLYHLLWRRILAADLETALLAMGTTVRLADATAGSGDADAFATAAGG; via the coding sequence GTGGCGGGACATGAGGGTGTACCCGAGTCCGCGGAGGGATTCGAGGTCGAGTACGTCACGAGGGCGGGGGTCCGGCGGCGGGGCACGCTGAGCGAGCTGTGGCCGGTCCGGTTCGAGGAGGTCGCGCCTGAGCGGCGGTTTCCGTCTTTTCGCGGGCAGGGCAACTGGTGCGGCTGGTACTGGTCGGCAACGTGCGACGATCACGTGGGCTACGAATCGTGGCTGGAGCGGGACCGGCTGGTGCTCCTCGACTTCGACCCGCTGGTGACGGGCATGGCTTCGCAGCCGTTCCGGCTGTCGTGGACAGGGTCGGCAGGCAGGCGGATCCGGCACACGCCGGACTTCTTCGTACGCCGCGCGGACGGCACGGGTGTGGTGGTCGATGTCCGCCCCGATGACCGGATCGAGCCGCGTGACGCGGTGAAGTTCGCCGCGACAGCGGCAGCCTGTTCGCTGGTGGGCTGGGACTTCTGGCGGGTGGGGACGCCGGATGCGGTGCTGATGGCGAATGCGCGATGGCTGGCCGGCTACCGGCATCCGCGGGTGCACCGCCCGGACGTCGCGGCCGGTCTGGTGGAGGTGTTCGCCGAGGAGACCGCGCTGCTGGCCGGGGTCCGCGGGGTCGGCGACCCGATCGTGGTGCTGCCCGTGCTCTATCACCTGCTCTGGCGCCGGATTTTGGCCGCCGACCTCGAAACGGCGCTGCTGGCCATGGGGACGACGGTCCGTCTGGCCGATGCGACGGCGGGAAGTGGAGATGCCGACGCGTTCGCGACTGCTGCGGGTGGGTGA
- a CDS encoding transposase: MAAPRKSSLELRERAVRMYRTSDPKPQIKRLAIELGVHPEALRGWIRQAEADAGERDDRLASDERVELAALRKENAQLKRANEVLRTASAFFAAQLDPTRPR, encoded by the coding sequence ATGGCTGCCCCCAGGAAGTCCTCGCTGGAGTTGCGCGAGCGTGCGGTGCGGATGTACCGGACCTCCGACCCGAAGCCCCAGATCAAGCGACTGGCTATCGAGCTCGGCGTGCATCCCGAGGCCCTGCGCGGCTGGATCCGGCAGGCCGAGGCCGATGCCGGCGAGCGGGACGACCGGCTGGCCAGCGACGAACGCGTCGAACTCGCCGCGCTTCGCAAGGAGAACGCCCAGCTCAAGCGCGCGAACGAAGTTCTGCGGACGGCCTCGGCTTTTTTCGCGGCGCAACTCGACCCGACCCGGCCCAGGTGA
- a CDS encoding IS3 family transposase, translated as MTGLLDEHPDLGVECVLRELHIASSTYYRWRRAEKQPCERRRRDVELTERIKEIHTESGGIYGSPRVHAVLKREGTRVGRKRVERLMREADLAGISPRRTGFTRRDPKATLAPDLVNRDFTAPAPNRLWVTDLTMISTGEGPLWLSAIRDAFSRRVVAWETSARADADLVLTTLEYALASREVEPGKLIHHADHGCQYTSIKLTTRLLRAGVDASMGSVGDSHDNALAENLWMLIKTECVRGRVFATRAEANLALFEYTDGFYNSPRTQERLGFPSPIEFEEKYYAEQATAERANLKPRQPLLTS; from the coding sequence GTGACGGGGCTCCTCGACGAGCACCCTGACCTGGGAGTCGAGTGCGTCCTGCGGGAACTGCACATCGCCTCCTCCACCTACTACCGCTGGCGCCGCGCCGAGAAGCAGCCGTGCGAGCGGCGGCGTCGCGACGTCGAGCTGACCGAGCGGATCAAGGAGATCCACACCGAGTCCGGCGGGATCTACGGCTCTCCGCGCGTGCATGCCGTGCTGAAACGCGAGGGCACACGCGTGGGCCGCAAGCGGGTCGAGCGCCTGATGCGCGAGGCCGACCTGGCGGGCATCAGCCCGCGCCGCACAGGCTTCACGCGCCGGGATCCGAAGGCCACACTCGCCCCGGACCTGGTCAACCGGGACTTCACCGCACCGGCGCCGAACCGGCTGTGGGTCACCGACCTGACGATGATCTCGACCGGCGAGGGCCCGCTGTGGCTGTCGGCGATCCGGGACGCGTTCTCCCGCCGGGTGGTGGCCTGGGAGACCTCCGCCCGCGCGGACGCCGACCTGGTCCTGACCACGCTGGAGTACGCCCTCGCGTCCCGCGAGGTCGAGCCCGGCAAGCTCATCCACCATGCCGACCACGGCTGTCAGTACACATCCATCAAGCTCACAACTCGCCTGCTGCGGGCAGGAGTTGACGCGTCCATGGGCTCCGTCGGGGACAGCCACGACAACGCCCTCGCGGAGAACCTGTGGATGCTGATCAAGACCGAGTGCGTGCGCGGCCGCGTCTTCGCCACACGTGCCGAGGCGAACCTCGCGCTCTTCGAGTACACAGACGGCTTCTATAACTCCCCCCGCACCCAGGAACGACTCGGCTTCCCCAGCCCGATCGAATTCGAGGAGAAGTACTACGCCGAGCAGGCAACGGCCGAACGAGCGAACCTGAAACCCCGTCAACCCCTCCTGACCAGCTGA
- a CDS encoding recombinase family protein produces the protein MHRPVRPDDRVRPPATGPLHRLYPDVLQDHPTSHTVSRPSSRTSGRKLRRSVNRHATCSRIAPSSEAHTQSTLGKGRNAAELLTIAEDLRHHDIQLELLTGPLQGVYNPSGHGAALFAFFAGMAESEREYIREKSLEGQASARERGRHGGRPKVVDDDMAAYARSLRANGVPVPEIARKLVITSGKNKGEHPSVATVYRILTENADVTA, from the coding sequence ATCCACCGACCCGTCCGGCCAGACGATCGTGTACGACCACCCGCCACCGGCCCGCTTCATCGGCTGTACCCGGATGTCCTCCAGGACCATCCCACTTCGCACACTGTCTCCCGCCCCTCGTCCCGTACGTCGGGAAGGAAACTGAGACGATCAGTAAATAGACACGCAACGTGCTCTCGGATCGCCCCATCGAGCGAAGCGCACACTCAAAGCACACTCGGTAAAGGCCGCAACGCCGCCGAACTCCTGACCATCGCCGAGGACCTGCGCCACCACGACATCCAGCTCGAACTCCTCACCGGACCGTTGCAGGGGGTGTACAACCCGTCCGGGCACGGCGCCGCCCTGTTCGCGTTCTTCGCCGGCATGGCCGAGTCCGAACGCGAGTACATCCGGGAGAAATCCCTGGAGGGCCAGGCGTCCGCCCGCGAGCGCGGCCGGCACGGCGGACGCCCCAAAGTGGTCGACGATGACATGGCCGCCTACGCCCGCAGCCTGCGGGCAAACGGCGTACCCGTCCCCGAGATCGCCCGCAAGCTCGTCATCACCTCAGGCAAGAACAAGGGCGAACACCCCTCGGTGGCCACCGTGTACCGCATCCTCACCGAGAACGCCGACGTCACAGCGTGA
- a CDS encoding Mu transposase C-terminal domain-containing protein, whose product MSPNEKYAALVAAAGYVPVPLGPQEYIGLLPREFRTINSYGVRIRHRAYDSPELTPFRRQPSGTGPGDRQWEVRYDPYDISRVWVRNHREGGWITALWRHLRTAPTPMGELAWDHTRRVLAERGTDPVTEQEIAQAAADLLDRAADGPQESPAKPSPRSRKDRKVAARTRTTSTPSWPRPAPEPETEEAETEPENDSQETLADVVPLGIFDARKEAETWW is encoded by the coding sequence ATGAGCCCGAACGAGAAGTACGCCGCCCTGGTCGCCGCCGCCGGCTACGTCCCGGTCCCGCTCGGCCCGCAGGAATACATCGGTCTGCTGCCCCGGGAGTTCAGGACGATCAACTCCTACGGCGTCCGCATCCGGCACCGCGCCTACGACAGCCCCGAGCTGACGCCGTTTCGACGGCAGCCGTCGGGCACCGGACCGGGTGACAGGCAGTGGGAAGTCCGCTACGACCCCTACGACATCTCCCGCGTCTGGGTACGCAATCACCGCGAAGGCGGCTGGATCACCGCGCTCTGGCGGCACCTTCGCACCGCACCGACCCCGATGGGCGAGCTGGCCTGGGACCACACCCGCCGCGTCCTCGCCGAGCGCGGCACCGATCCGGTCACCGAGCAGGAGATCGCCCAGGCCGCGGCCGACCTGCTGGACCGGGCCGCCGACGGACCCCAGGAATCGCCGGCCAAGCCCTCCCCGCGCAGCCGCAAGGACCGCAAGGTCGCCGCCCGCACCCGCACCACCAGCACTCCGTCCTGGCCCCGGCCCGCACCCGAGCCGGAGACCGAGGAAGCCGAGACGGAGCCGGAGAACGACAGCCAGGAGACCCTCGCGGACGTCGTCCCACTGGGAATCTTCGACGCCCGCAAGGAGGCCGAGACATGGTGGTGA
- a CDS encoding group II intron maturase-specific domain-containing protein gives MHAELDSQSLDLGLRVGGPVHPHRTLAQLQRGLPGGSHGRCSSHENHLTLCHHPPHLGGTSPVLRGWGAYFRNGNSGRKFNAVDGYVHERLAILASRKHGLRGRNWNHPFHLRVDHTAPGLPPYRNRTQGDGACQSVNDVWAITKFRTSDAPCVT, from the coding sequence ATGCACGCCGAGCTCGATAGCCAGTCGCTTGATCTGGGGCTTCGGGTCGGAGGTCCGGTACATCCGCACCGCACGCTCGCGCAACTCCAGCGAGGACTTCCTGGGGGCAGCCATGGTCGATGTTCCTCTCATGAGAACCATCTGACCCTCTGTCACCATCCTCCGCATCTCGGGGGAACCTCACCTGTGCTGCGGGGCTGGGGAGCGTACTTCCGCAACGGGAACTCCGGGCGGAAGTTCAACGCGGTCGACGGCTACGTCCACGAACGGCTGGCGATCCTCGCCAGCCGAAAACACGGCCTGCGGGGTCGGAACTGGAACCACCCGTTTCACCTACGGGTGGATCACACGGCTCCGGGTCTACCGCCTTACCGGAACCGTACGCAGGGCGACGGCGCATGCCAGTCGGTGAACGATGTGTGGGCGATCACGAAATTCCGCACCTCAGACGCCCCGTGCGTCACATAA
- a CDS encoding NF041680 family putative transposase — MLSVVHESVRREAFAELSSFRMELYAAMSRRADALFELVDAVLCAGGPVVSLPELSLETVHRRGHGAMYGALAQGRLDVSRLRWALAGLRLPRGTDRQISIALDVTPWPRPDAECSPDRLHCHRPCRCDGVRQTIPGWPYQVAAGLGGGRTSWTGVLDAVRLGPTDDATEVTAAQIRDLLDRLRQAGQWREGDPEVLFVLDSGYDIVRLTWLLREVPVRLLGRIRADRVMHHPPGRRKGPTKGRQPRHGEAFRLADAATHPAPVQASTSVHDRFGAVVARCWGRLHPKLDRRGSWVSHEGELPIIEGTLVHLAVEYLPGNRDPKPLWLWHSVPDATPHDVNRLWRIFLRRFDIEHTFRFFKQVLGLTRPRLRTPEQADRWVWLITAAYTQLRLARPLADDLRRPWEKPLTQEQLTPGRVRRGYPRIRRILGTPTRDPKATRPGPGRPPGRTTTPAPRHPVGKHPQKRDTPRP; from the coding sequence GTGTTGAGTGTCGTCCATGAGTCCGTTCGTCGGGAGGCGTTTGCCGAACTGTCGTCCTTTCGGATGGAGTTGTATGCGGCGATGTCCCGCCGTGCCGATGCGTTGTTCGAGCTGGTCGATGCGGTGTTGTGCGCGGGCGGCCCGGTGGTGTCACTGCCGGAGTTGTCACTGGAGACTGTGCACCGGCGCGGGCACGGGGCGATGTACGGCGCGCTTGCCCAGGGCCGGCTGGATGTGTCGCGGCTGCGGTGGGCGCTGGCCGGGCTTCGGCTGCCGCGCGGGACGGACAGGCAGATCTCGATCGCGTTGGATGTGACGCCGTGGCCGCGTCCGGACGCGGAGTGCTCACCAGACCGCCTGCACTGCCATCGCCCGTGCCGGTGTGACGGGGTGCGGCAGACCATTCCGGGGTGGCCCTACCAGGTCGCCGCCGGGCTGGGCGGGGGCCGGACCTCGTGGACCGGAGTGCTGGATGCGGTCCGCCTGGGTCCCACCGACGATGCGACCGAGGTCACCGCCGCCCAGATCCGGGACCTGCTCGACCGCCTGCGTCAGGCCGGACAGTGGCGCGAAGGCGATCCCGAGGTGCTGTTCGTGCTGGATTCCGGCTACGACATCGTGCGTCTGACGTGGCTGCTGCGCGAGGTGCCGGTGCGGCTGCTTGGGAGGATCCGCGCCGACCGCGTCATGCACCACCCGCCCGGGCGCCGCAAGGGCCCCACCAAAGGCCGGCAACCGCGCCACGGCGAGGCGTTCCGCCTGGCCGATGCCGCCACCCACCCCGCACCCGTGCAGGCGTCGACTAGCGTGCACGACCGCTTCGGCGCCGTCGTCGCCCGCTGCTGGGGACGCCTGCACCCGAAACTGGACCGACGTGGATCCTGGGTAAGTCACGAGGGTGAACTGCCCATCATCGAGGGCACGTTGGTCCACCTGGCAGTGGAGTACCTGCCTGGCAACCGGGACCCCAAGCCGCTGTGGCTGTGGCACTCGGTCCCCGATGCCACCCCGCACGACGTCAACCGCCTGTGGCGGATCTTCCTTCGAAGATTCGACATCGAGCACACCTTCCGGTTCTTCAAGCAGGTCCTCGGGCTGACTCGCCCCCGGCTCCGCACCCCCGAGCAAGCCGACCGCTGGGTCTGGCTGATCACCGCCGCCTACACCCAACTCCGCCTCGCCCGCCCCCTGGCCGACGACCTCCGCCGCCCCTGGGAAAAGCCTCTGACACAAGAACAGCTCACCCCCGGCCGTGTCCGCCGCGGCTATCCCCGCATCCGACGGATCCTGGGCACCCCCACCAGAGACCCGAAAGCCACCCGCCCCGGCCCCGGCCGCCCACCAGGCCGCACCACCACCCCCGCACCCCGTCACCCTGTCGGCAAACATCCCCAGAAAAGGGACACCCCTCGACCCTGA
- a CDS encoding ATP-binding protein — protein MVVSAPEPEGRDVADLAVPRRDPTTQLTGWRQFVEADPTAFELLSEQRWRSLGPADQELYDDARVLYHSELQVVRTSAVREIAHQGRLLTLLNQRESGARRGLIVSGRQTTGKTTALKQLGRLHELWVHQRYPGDDRIPVVYLTVPPKGSPRKLAIEFARFLGLPSVSARHNTIDITNVVCQVMIEARTDLVLVDEIHLMNHGTAAGEDLSDHLKYFTEHLPATFVYAGIDVEQSGVFTGIRGRQMGGRCVLVRTGPFPRNAEWRSLIATMEDTLRLHRHQPKTLVNLSDYLHKRTGGMIGSLSHLIRAAAISAILDGSERITQDLLKNTRIDHNSESASHSATASRRKAG, from the coding sequence ATGGTGGTGAGCGCGCCGGAGCCCGAGGGCCGTGACGTCGCGGACCTGGCGGTGCCCCGTCGCGATCCCACCACGCAGCTCACCGGCTGGCGGCAGTTCGTCGAGGCCGATCCGACGGCCTTCGAGCTGCTGTCCGAACAGCGGTGGCGTTCGCTCGGCCCGGCGGATCAGGAGCTCTATGACGACGCCCGGGTCCTCTATCACTCCGAACTTCAAGTCGTACGCACCTCGGCCGTCCGGGAGATCGCCCACCAGGGACGGCTGCTGACCCTGCTCAACCAGCGCGAGTCCGGCGCCCGGCGCGGACTGATCGTCTCCGGGCGGCAGACGACGGGCAAGACCACCGCGCTCAAGCAGCTCGGGCGCCTGCACGAACTCTGGGTCCATCAGCGCTACCCGGGGGACGACCGGATCCCCGTCGTCTATCTGACCGTCCCGCCCAAGGGCTCACCCCGCAAACTCGCCATCGAGTTCGCCCGCTTCCTCGGCCTGCCCTCCGTCTCGGCCCGGCACAACACCATCGACATCACCAACGTCGTCTGCCAAGTCATGATCGAGGCACGCACGGACCTCGTGCTGGTCGACGAAATCCACCTGATGAATCACGGCACCGCCGCCGGCGAGGACCTCTCCGACCACCTGAAGTACTTCACCGAGCACCTCCCGGCGACCTTCGTCTATGCGGGCATCGACGTCGAACAGTCCGGTGTCTTCACCGGAATTCGCGGCCGGCAGATGGGCGGCCGCTGCGTCCTGGTCCGCACCGGACCGTTCCCGCGCAACGCGGAGTGGCGGTCGCTCATCGCCACCATGGAAGACACCCTGCGACTCCACCGGCACCAGCCGAAGACCCTGGTGAACCTGTCCGACTACCTCCACAAACGCACCGGCGGAATGATCGGAAGCCTCTCCCACCTGATCCGCGCCGCCGCGATCTCTGCCATCCTCGACGGAAGCGAGCGCATCACCCAGGACCTGCTGAAGAACACCCGGATCGATCACAACAGCGAGTCCGCGTCCCATTCCGCAACCGCCTCCCGCCGGAAGGCCGGATGA
- a CDS encoding IS3 family transposase, producing MTGLLDEHPDLGVECVLRELHIASSTYYRWRRAEKQPCERRRRDVELTERIKEIHTESGGIYGSPRVHAVLKREGTRVGRKRVERLMREADLAGISPRRTGFTRRDPKATLAPDLVNRDFTAPAPNRLWVTDLTMISTGEGPLWLSAIRDAFSRPVVAWETSARADADLVLTTLEYALASREVEPGKLIHHADHGCQYTSIKLTTRLLRAGVDPSMGSVGDSHDNALAENLWMLIKTECVRGRVFATRAEANLALFEYTDGFYNSPRTQERLGFLSPIEFEEKYYAEQATAERANLKPRQPLLTS from the coding sequence GTGACGGGGCTCCTCGACGAGCACCCTGACCTGGGAGTCGAGTGCGTCCTGCGGGAACTGCACATCGCCTCCTCCACCTACTACCGCTGGCGCCGCGCCGAGAAGCAGCCGTGCGAGCGGCGGCGTCGCGACGTCGAGCTGACCGAGCGGATCAAGGAGATCCACACCGAGTCCGGCGGGATCTACGGGTCTCCGCGCGTGCATGCCGTGCTGAAACGCGAGGGCACACGCGTGGGCCGCAAGCGGGTCGAGCGCCTGATGCGCGAGGCCGACCTGGCGGGCATCAGCCCGCGCCGCACAGGCTTCACGCGCCGGGATCCGAAGGCCACACTCGCCCCGGACCTGGTCAACCGGGACTTCACCGCACCGGCGCCGAACCGGCTGTGGGTCACCGACCTGACGATGATCTCGACCGGCGAGGGCCCGCTGTGGCTGTCGGCGATCCGGGACGCGTTCTCCCGCCCGGTGGTGGCCTGGGAGACCTCCGCCCGCGCGGACGCCGACCTGGTCCTGACCACGCTGGAGTACGCCCTCGCGTCCCGCGAGGTCGAGCCCGGCAAGCTCATCCACCATGCCGACCACGGCTGTCAGTACACATCCATCAAGCTCACAACTCGCCTGCTGCGGGCAGGAGTTGACCCGTCCATGGGCTCCGTCGGGGACAGCCACGACAACGCCCTCGCGGAGAACCTGTGGATGCTGATCAAGACCGAGTGCGTGCGCGGCCGCGTCTTCGCCACACGTGCCGAGGCGAACCTCGCGCTCTTCGAGTACACAGACGGCTTCTATAACTCCCCCCGCACCCAGGAACGACTCGGCTTCCTCAGCCCGATCGAATTCGAGGAGAAGTACTACGCCGAGCAGGCAACGGCCGAACGAGCGAACCTGAAACCCCGTCAACCCCTCCTGACCAGCTGA
- a CDS encoding transposase, translating into MAAPRKYSVELRERAVRMYRTSDPKPQIKRLAIELGVHPEALRGWIRQAEADAGERDDRLTSDERVELAALRKENAQLKRANEVLRTASAFFAAQLDPTRPR; encoded by the coding sequence ATGGCTGCCCCCAGGAAGTACTCGGTGGAGTTGCGCGAGCGTGCGGTGCGGATGTACCGGACCTCCGACCCGAAGCCCCAGATCAAGCGACTGGCTATCGAGCTCGGCGTGCATCCCGAGGCCCTGCGCGGCTGGATCCGGCAGGCCGAGGCCGATGCCGGCGAGCGGGACGACCGGCTGACCAGCGACGAACGCGTCGAACTCGCCGCGCTTCGCAAGGAGAACGCCCAGCTCAAGCGCGCGAACGAAGTTCTGCGGACGGCCTCGGCTTTTTTCGCGGCGCAACTCGACCCGACCCGGCCCAGGTGA